In Planctomycetota bacterium, the genomic stretch CGCGCGGCCCGAGATCGGCATCGCTCCCGGCCGTCGCGCCCGCTTCGCCCTTCGAGCCTACCTGTGGTGGGACCAGCCCGACGCCCCCATCCCGCAGACCAGCTTCCTCGACGGCGAGTCCTTCGTCTACGACCTCGAGTGCGCCGCCCCCTGGCCCTGGTAGCCGCGGCCAGGCGTCGCCCCGTGCCGCTGCATACCGTGTCATGCTGAGCGGAGCCCGCCTCCTGGCGGGCGAAGTCGAAGCATCTCTCAGGGGAGAGACCGATCCCAACGCGCGACACCTCCCAGGGCTGGCCACACTGAGAGATCCTTCGCTCCGTTGCACTCCGCTCAGGATGACATGTTCGGGGTCTCGCGCCTGACGAGAAACGCGGGCTATCGCAAGTGCTTGAGGATGAACTCGACGGCGGGCGTCGGGTCGTCGAGGCCATGCGGGTGGTGGCCCAGGCCCTTCTTGATGTGGAGGACGACCGGGCCGCCGAGCTTCTGATAACGCTCGTAGACGATAGCGCCGTTCTCCTCGAAGGGCACCACGTCGTCGGCATCGCCGCAGAGGAGATAGAGCGGCACCTTGGCCTTGGCGAGCGGTTCCAGGTTGTCAATCGGGTTCTTCTGGTAGGCCAGGGCCTCCGCCTCGGACGCGAAGTGGTAGTCGGCGAGCAGCTTCTTCCAGTCGCCGGGGCTGCCTTTGCCGCGCCCTTTGCCGCCGGGCCAGCTCTTGAAGTCGAGCACGGCGTTGTCGGCGAGGATGGCGCCCACCTTGTCGGTGTTGTCCGCCGCCCAGTTGAAGCAGTAAAGTCCCCCGCGGCTTAGCCCCTCGAGCACGGGCTTGCGCGAGAGGCCGTACTTCTCAGTCATCTCGCGGTAAAGCACGTCCCAGTGCTTCAAGGCGTCGGGGCAGCCGAAGGTGTTGCCTACGCCGATGTAGACCAGGTGGAAGCCCTGGGCCAGGAGCGCCAGGTCAATCTGCGGGAAGGCGTCGAAGAACTCCGCCCTCCACACCCACGGCTTGCCCGCGGCCGCCTGCTTGGGCGCGACCACAATGGCCGGGCAGCCGTCCACCTGGAAGTCGTAGCGGGCATAGCCGCGATACTCGGATCGCCGCCCCGGCAGAGGAGCCGCAGGAGCCTGCTCTCCGCGCGCCGAGGGCAAGGTCTCCGCCGTGCACAGGGCCACCGCTAGGAGGGCCAGAGCGACAAGCCACGTTTCCGAGTGCATTGTGGGTTCTCCTCTCGCGGCATTATGCGGATCACGCGGGTCACGTCAAGGGCCAGCGGCCGGGCGCCTGGCGCGGCGCCCGTGAGGGGCTATGGGATCATTCGGTCGCTTCTTTGACATCGTGCGGACCCTGGGCTAGTCTTACTCTTGGCAACTGGGGGCCTTGGGTGAACGGGCGCGTGCCAGATGCTCACGCCCCCAGCGGGGCAGGAAGGCATGCCCCATGCCCAGTCGAGCGACTCTCTGCCTGGCATTGCTGATCGGCTTGCCGGCCGGCGTTGGTGTGCATGGCGGGGTCTCGGGTACCGCACACGATTTCGCGGCCAACGGCCGCGCGGGGGGAGGCGGCTGCGCGGTCTGCCACGTTTCGCACAGCGCGGGCGAGCACGCAGGAGCGCCCGCCTGGATGAGCCGTCGCGGCAACATGATCTATACGCTCTACACCAGCCCTACGATGAACGCGGTGCCGACGCAGCCGACGCACTATGGCTCGAAGCTCTGCCTGAGCTGCCACGATGGGGTCACCGCGCTCGACACCTTTGGGGGACAGGCCGGCTCCCCGTTCGTCAGCGGCAGGGCCCGCCTCGGCATTGATCTGCGCGCGACTCACCCCATCGGGATCGTCTATGACGCCGCTCTGGCGCGCGCCGACGGCGGCCTTTTCGACCCTGATTCGCGGCGCCTCGCCACGGGCGAGACGATCACGCGAGGGATGCTCTTCGGCACCGGGAACCTCGAGTGCGCCTCGTGCCACGACGTGCACAACCGCTACGGGAACCCGAAGCTCCTGAGGATACGCAACGACGGCAGCGCCCTGTGCCGCACGTGCCACAACCTGTAGGCGCTGCCCTCGGCGGGCCGTCGCCCAGCCCTCGCGCTACGGCCACATTCCCTTGAGCGCCTCGACCGTGCGCTCGACGAGGAGGCGGCCGCCCTCGGGGCCGACGATGTTGCTCATGATCTCGGCGCTGTAGTGGCCCCCCGCTACGCCGCGCTCGGTGGGCAGATAGCCCACGCTGTCGCAGGCCGTCTGCACGACGAACGTCTGCTCGGCCGGGCTGCGGGCCTTCATGCGCAAGCCGTAGTCAATGTAGAGCTCGAACGGGTTCGTGGCGAACGCGATGTCGCCGAGGCGCATCGTGTGGATTTCGGTCTGATAGACGTTCTGCTCCTCCTGGATCTCGAATCGGGCAATGATGTTCTTCCGGATCCGCCACCAGATGTAGTCGGGGCCGTCGAGCCTGGCGCCGCCCTTGGCCTCCAACTCCTCGTAGCCCTTCTTCGCCGCCTCGTATTCCTGCTGCGTGACCTTGCGGACGGGGAGCGGGATCATCTGCATCTTGTGGGTGAAGGGCAGCTCGGTGCGGATGTCGGTCTTGGCCAGCTCCAACCCGTCGGCAACGGCCGCTGCGATGCGCCGGCCGATCTCCTGGCGTGGGGTGAGGTTCCCCCTTCGTTTCCGCATCGTGGCCTCGGCCTGCTTGCGGAAGAGGAGATGGGGCGACTGGTCGCCCGCGGCGCTGCTCTGGGGCAGGATGAACAGCCCCTCGCCATGCTTCTTGCGCAGTTCGACCCGCGCGTCGTGCCAGAAGTCGGCCGACACATAGTCGGCGTTCTCCACTTCCTGCGACGTGCAGGCCAGGTTCACCACCACGCCCGTGAGCTTCCCCTCGGCGTTCCACGTGAAGAGCAGCTCCACGCCCGGGTCGAACGTGCTCTCGAAGGTGTCGAAGTCGGGCCTGTCGGTCGGCCCGTACATGAGCGAGCGGCCGGTGGAGTAGTGGGCGCGGCGGTTGTGGCCCACGACGGCGTAGGCGAGCGACCAGCTCACGCCCCCGGGCTGGCGGGCCTGCCAGGCCGCGGCCACGGCGTCGGCCACGCGCGCGGCGAACAGCTCGCTGTAGTCGCGCGGCTGCATCACGCCCTTCTCGGGCACGCGGTAGACGAAGGTGGCCATCAAGTCGTGCGGATGCGTGTTCTCCTCCCGCGCGTCCGCCAGCACGGGGGCCGTGTGGGTGTGCGTGGTGTTGAGGAGGATCTTGTTCGGGTCCAGATCGGGCACACGCGGCTTCACCAGGGCGCGCACCCGCTCGAGGTCCAGGCGGCGGATGCACACGACGTCGGCCGAGACGAGCACGGCCTGGTCGAGCACGCCGGCGTCGTCGCGCGCCTCGAGGGCGAGCGCGGTGGCCGAGAGCGGGTCGTTCACCCGCTTCGAGATGCGGGTGTTGAACTGCCCGCAGAGCGCCACGGGCTCGGGCGGCGTGATGTCGGCGCTGGCCCAGCCGAGCGCGAGTTTGCCCGCCCGAGGCCGCGCGGCAGGTTCGGCGGCTGCGGCCACACAGGCGAGCATCCCCAGACACCACAGCAGGGCGGCTCCGTCGGTCGGGGTCATGCGGGTCTCCTTTCCCGTTACGGCTCTCCGATGGCCTGTTTGACCGCTTGCGCGAGGGTCTCCAGCTCCGCCGTGCCGACGCCGTCGCGCGCCTTGGCCAGGGCCTCGGTCGCGCGGATGAGGGCGTCGCGCCGCGCCCGCACGCCGCTGCCGCGGGGGAACACGTCCATCCGCCACACGCCTTCGAGCCGCAGCATCAGCGGCTCGGCGTCGGGCGAGAGCTGCACGCGGGCCTCGTTGCCCTGGACGGTGATCTGCGCCGTGGCGGCGACCTCGTCGTCCCGCGGCCACACGAAGGCCGCGAACTGCGCGGGGGCCGCCTGGAGGCTCACAAACGTGTCCCAGGCGTTCTTCCCGTAGTGCTTGCGGAGCGCGTCGCGGAGGGCCTGGGCGGCCTGGACATAGCCGAACAGCGCCTCGCCGGCCGCCCTGGAGTCGCTGCTGTGAACCGCGAGACACTCGAGGAACCTGGCCTTGTCGCCTTCGGCCAGCGCGCGTTGGGCCTTCTGGAGCAGCGCCTGCGGCGTGCCTTGGCCCGCGGGCGGCACCCCGCCGCCCCCGCGCAGCACCCGCAGCACCACGAACACGCCCAGCACCATCAACGCCACGATGACGAGCCACGAGTACCTTCGCGCCACGGCCGGCTCCTCCTGAGTTGCGTGCCGCTGCGGATGGTACACCACGGGCCGCGCGCCGTCAAGCCGGGGGCGCGCATTGCATTCGCGGCCTGTCCCTGTATACTCACGGCATGGCCCTGACGCTCTCTGCCTTGTTCTCCCTCGCCGCAGCCGCCGGCACGGGGAAGCCGCCCATGCTCGACCTCCCGGAGGCGGGTCTTGCGCGCGCCTGTGAGCGGGCCGCCCACCAGAACGTCCTGGCGGCGGTCAATCCCGACGTCTTCCCCGGCTACTGGTCGGTGTGCGCCGACGGGCAGGGCTTCGGCTATGGCAACACGTATCCGTCGCTCGACGGCCACCAGATGACCGATGCGCTCTTGTGGCTCGGTCAGGCCGACACCGTGAAGGCCAACTGCGCCTACGTGCGCTCGTTCCAGCGGCCCAACGGCCAATTACCCCTGGCCATTCTGCCGGGCCTCGCGGGCAAGTGCATCGGCAACAACACGCCCGTGGACCCCAACGGCGGCCTGTATCGGCACTGGGTGCCCGGCGACCCGCTGCGCGCGCTGGCCGGGCCGACTTACATCCAAAACGCCGATGTGATCTTCCGCTTCACCCAGGACCGCGAGTGGCTGGCCGCACAACTCCCCTCGGTGAATCTGGCTGCGGACTACCTCGCCACGCTCGTGACCGCCGAGGGCGCGGTCGGCGGAGCAGGCTACTACGTCGAGCGCCCGACCCGGGTCGAGTATGACGGCGTGGCGCAGTGCCACGCTGCCGACGCTTTCCGGCGCGTGGCCGAACTGAACCGCCTGGTTGGCAAGCCCGAGGCGGCGAAGCGCTATGATGAGCTGGCTCAGCGCATCGCGGAGCACTTCCGCACCCGCTTCTGGGTCAAGGACCGCTTCGCCGAATACATCCACCCCGCCCGCGGCCTCATTACCAGCCACGGGCTGACCGACACCGACTGGGCCGCCATCGCCCTCGGCCTCGCCAGCCCGGAGCAGACCGCCATCCTCTGGCCGCAACTGAAGGACGAGAAGGGGTTCGACTACGGCGGCATGCCCGCGGGCATCGCCACCCGGCCCGAAGCCTATGAGCCGTGGGAGTTCACCCACCCCGACCGCCAGGACCTCGCGGCGATGGGGCGCGTCTGGTATCTCGAGTGCCAGGCCCGTGCGCGGATGGGCGACGCCGATGGCCTCCTCGCCAGCCTCCGCAAGGTCTGCACCGAGGGCGAGAAGCACGGCTACTTCTGGCGCGAGCGTTACAACGCCCAGGGCGGCTTCGGCGCCGAGAAGTACTGCGAATACCCTGCCAACCTCATCCGCATCGTCCAGCGCTACCTCCTTGGCGTCGAGCACCGCCTCGACGGCGCCCTCGTCGTCGCGCCCACCGTGCCCGAGGCATTCTGGGCGGCCGGCTTCGGCCAGACCCTGACATTTCGTGGCCGCATCCTCTCTTACCGCATGCAGTGCGACGGCATCACAGGCGAGTACCGCGGCGACGGCCCGCAGCGCGTGTCAGTGCGGTTTCGCGCGAAAGCGTCACAATCCCCTCCCCACGCCGAGATTGACGGCCGTCCCGCGCCTGTCGCACGACAAGGCGAGTTCGCCGCCATCACCCTGCCGCCCGCCCCCGCGGGCCAGCCGTGCCGCTTCGCAATCGGTGCCCCTGCGACACCTTGACTCCCGGGCGGCTAGCGGCTATGCTGCGTGGCAATGACCAGAGCAGCCATCTTCAAACAGTATGTGGAGGCCCTCGGCGCCGTCGCCGCGACAGGCGACGCCCGCGAGGAGAGCTTCTACCCCGCACTGCGTGACATGCTGAAGAACGTGGCCAACGCCACCGGCCGCTCTCACGTCCACGTCACCGTTCAGCCCCGGCCCACCAACGCGGGGAACCCAGACTTCCGCGTGTGGAACGGCGCCGACGCCATCACGGGCTACGTCGAGGCCAAGGCGCCCACCCAGACCAATCTCTATGACATCGAGAACTCTGAGCAACTCCGCCGCTACCGCGACACCTTTCCCAACCTCCTACTGACCAACTTCACCGAGTTCCGCCTTTACCGCAACGGCCAGCACATCCAAACCGTCCATGCCGCCAGCCCGAACATCCTCAACGACCTGCACGCCGCGCCTCCCATCGAGCGGCCCGACGAGCTCTGGGCGCTGCTTGACCAATTCCTTGACTTCACCCTCCCCAAAGCAACCACCGCCGACGAGCTCGCCACCCAGCTCGCCAGGCGCACCCGCTTCCTGCGTCAGGTCCTCGCGCAGCAGCTCGCCCAGAAGGATGAGCCAGCCGACGGCGGGCTTGCAGGCTTCTATGAGGCTTTCAAGAAGTTCCTCATCGCCGACCTCACCCACGACCAGTTCGCCGACCTCTACGCCCAGACGATCACCTATGGCCTCTTCGCCGCCCGCACCCGCACCACCGCTGCCTTCTCCCGCCGCAGCGCCTACGACCACATCCCACACACCATTGGCGTCCTGCGCGACGTCTTCCGCTTCATCTCCCTTGAGGAGCTTCCGCCACACATAGAGTGGATTGTTGACGACATCGCCGAGGTCCTGGCCCGCGCCGATGCCTCCGGCGTCCTGAACCGCTACTACCGCGAGCACCAGGGCGCCGACCCGATCGTCTACTTCTACGAGCCCTTCCTCGCCCAGTACAACCCCGAGGAGCGCGAGCGCCGCGGCGTCTACTACACCCCGCCAGAGGTCGTCTCCTACATCGTCCGCTCCGTCAACCAGCTTCTCAAGGACGAGTTCCGCCTGCCCGACGGCCTGGCCGACCCGCGTGTCACTCTCCTTGACCCCGCCGCCGGCACCATGAGCTTCGTCGCCAAGGCCGCGGAGGTCGCCGTCAACGAGTTCGTCGCGAAATACGGCACGGGAAAACGCGAGGACTTCATCCGCGACCACATCCTCCGGAGCTTCTACGCCTTCGAGCTGATGATGGCGCCCTACGCCATCGGGCACCTCAAGATGGGCTTCTTCCTTGAAGAGCTCGGCCACCGCCTCGCCGACGACGAGCGCGTGAAGTTCTACCTTACCAACACCCTGGACATGGAAGAGCTCGCCCAGACCGAGATGCCCTTCTACCGCGCCCTCTCCCACGAATCCCGCGAGGCCGCCAAGGTCAAGAAACAGCAACCCATCCTGGTGATCCTGGGCAATCCCCCCTACTCCGGCCACTCCTGCAACCAGGGCGACTGGATTCGCCGCCTCATTGAAGACTACAAGCAGGTGGACGGAAAGCCACTCGGCGAGAAGAACCCAAAATGGCTCCAGGACGACTACGTGAAGTTCCTGCGCTTCGCCCAGTGGAAGATCGAGCAGGCCGGCCGCGGCATCGTGGCCATGATCACCAACC encodes the following:
- a CDS encoding prolyl oligopeptidase family serine peptidase, with product MHSETWLVALALLAVALCTAETLPSARGEQAPAAPLPGRRSEYRGYARYDFQVDGCPAIVVAPKQAAAGKPWVWRAEFFDAFPQIDLALLAQGFHLVYIGVGNTFGCPDALKHWDVLYREMTEKYGLSRKPVLEGLSRGGLYCFNWAADNTDKVGAILADNAVLDFKSWPGGKGRGKGSPGDWKKLLADYHFASEAEALAYQKNPIDNLEPLAKAKVPLYLLCGDADDVVPFEENGAIVYERYQKLGGPVVLHIKKGLGHHPHGLDDPTPAVEFILKHLR
- a CDS encoding cytochrome c3 family protein encodes the protein MSRRGNMIYTLYTSPTMNAVPTQPTHYGSKLCLSCHDGVTALDTFGGQAGSPFVSGRARLGIDLRATHPIGIVYDAALARADGGLFDPDSRRLATGETITRGMLFGTGNLECASCHDVHNRYGNPKLLRIRNDGSALCRTCHNL
- a CDS encoding N-6 DNA methylase is translated as MTRAAIFKQYVEALGAVAATGDAREESFYPALRDMLKNVANATGRSHVHVTVQPRPTNAGNPDFRVWNGADAITGYVEAKAPTQTNLYDIENSEQLRRYRDTFPNLLLTNFTEFRLYRNGQHIQTVHAASPNILNDLHAAPPIERPDELWALLDQFLDFTLPKATTADELATQLARRTRFLRQVLAQQLAQKDEPADGGLAGFYEAFKKFLIADLTHDQFADLYAQTITYGLFAARTRTTAAFSRRSAYDHIPHTIGVLRDVFRFISLEELPPHIEWIVDDIAEVLARADASGVLNRYYREHQGADPIVYFYEPFLAQYNPEERERRGVYYTPPEVVSYIVRSVNQLLKDEFRLPDGLADPRVTLLDPAAGTMSFVAKAAEVAVNEFVAKYGTGKREDFIRDHILRSFYAFELMMAPYAIGHLKMGFFLEELGHRLADDERVKFYLTNTLDMEELAQTEMPFYRALSHESREAAKVKKQQPILVILGNPPYSGHSCNQGDWIRRLIEDYKQVDGKPLGEKNPKWLQDDYVKFLRFAQWKIEQAGRGIVAMITNHSWLDNPTFRGMRQSLMRTFDDIYVLDLHGNTLKREACPDGSRDENVFDIRQGVAISFMIKKG